The genomic stretch AATGCCCCCGACCGGCTGGCCCTGCTCGACCAGCTCTCGGCCTGGGGTGACCAGCTCGCCGCCGGGCTGGGCGGCTGACCGCTACACTGATACAGGACTTCCGGAGCCGCGCCGTGTCGAAGAAGCTGAAGTGGATCCTGGCCATCGCCATCGGCCTGCTGCTGGCCCTGTTCGCGTATGCGGCGGCGGGCCCCTACCTGGCCGTCAACGGCATCCGCAACCTCGTCGCCAGCAACCGGTACGACGAGCTGTGGCGTTTCGTCGACTTCGACCGCCTGCGCGAGGACCTGCGTCCGCAGGTGCAGGAACGGATCGCCCGCGGCATCATCGGTCGCGTCAGTCCTGGCCAGGCCGACAAGGCGGTTGGCGAGCTCACTGCGATGGTCGCGAAGCCGGCGGTCGATGCGATGGTATCGCCGCAGGGCATCAGCACCCTGCTCACCGGTAGCGCCTTGGCGCGCCAGATGGCGGGCAAGGTGGAACCCGACGGCAAGGCGCGCGCCGCGGACCCGCTGAAGGACGCGCAGACCCGGTTCGAATCGCCCTCGCTGTTCACCGCCACGGTGTCGAATGCCGAAGGCAAGCCGGTGGTGTTCGAGTTCCATCGCGATGGGCTGTCCTGGAAACTCGCGGGATTGCGCCTGCCTGAGTAACGCGAGCGCGCGCCGGCTCTCTCACCCGACGCCAGCGCGCGTTCCTTCGGTATCGCCAGTCGTCGCAGCGGCACCACTGCGGCGGGAGCCGCGGGGACTGGCATCCGCGAGACTGGCCAGCATCAACCCCGCCAGTGCCCCGGTCGTCGACATCAACGCAAGCGTGCGCAAGGGATAGTCCGCCCACGAATGCGCCAGTACGGCGCAGATGGCGACAAAACAGCCGGCCGCGAGCGCGGCGCTGCGCCCCTCACTCCGGACGAGCTGCCAGCCCGAGACCGCCAGCAGTCCGAGAACCAGCGCCAGCACCGCCATCCCCACCCAACCGGTGGCCAGCCACCACTGGGCATACTCGTTGTGGGCGTGGTTGACGTAACTGGCCAGCTGCAGCTGCGGCGGCGCAGCCTGCGCGAATACCGGAATAAATGCGCCAATGCCGGCACCCAGCGGCGCCTGGGCCTGGCCCGCCTTGAGCGTGGCAGCCGCCATGACGTGTCGCAGCTCCTCCGCCTGGTCGACCGCCATCCAGCCCATTGCCGCGCGCACGCCGATCACGGCCAACACTGCCACGCCCGCCACGAGCAGCGCGGAACGCCTGCTGCGTCCGATCTCGCGCAACCGCAGCGCTCCCGTGAGCAGCAACGCCAGCGCCAGCGCCGGCAGTGCGATCGCCATGCCGGCACGCGAAGTGGACAGAGGCACCATCAGCAGGAAGAAGCCCGCCAGGCCCAGATACCACCAACGGCGATGCGGATGGGCCTGGCCACGCCGCGCGCGCAGGCGGGCCTCTGCCGCCAACCCCACCGCCAGCGCCATGCCGATGATGCAGGCAGTCGCCTGGTGGTTGGTATTGGCAAGCAGGCCGCCAAACCCGGCGTTGAAGTCCTGGTAAAGGCGCAGCGCGCTGTCGCGCGGCAGTCCGGCCTGGAAGAATGCAAACAGTACGTTGGCGGCCAGCACCACCACGACAGCCTGCACCAGTCGCCGCCGCTGCGACTGGCTCAGTGCGGCCGCGGCGAGGAACGCCGCCACTGCCGGCAACAGCGCCCACAGTCCCTGCTCGGTCGCGAACGGCGACAGGCTCCAGCGCGGCGCCGCCGCGACGCCTGCACTGGCCAGATCCGCGTGCAGCAGCTGGCGCGCCGGGGCAATCGCGCCGCCAGCAACCGGCAGCAGCTGCATGATCGGCACCAGCAGCACCAACGACACCGCAACGACGCCCCAGGCCACCGGCCCCGGCAAACCATCTTCGACGAGCACGCCCACCGCCAGCAGCAGCACCGGCAGCGCCAGCAGCTGCAGCCACTCATCAATGGCGGTGTCATCGGCGGTCACCCCGCCACCCAGCCAGCAGGCAATCAGCAGGATGAGGGTGGCAGGCAGCAGCAGGCGACGGGCAGATGCTTGCATCGGTGAACGGACTCCGACGAAGGGGAAACGAAACAGGGCAGGTCTCTCGACCTGCCCTGCTGTGTTCGACACGAGGCGCGCAAGCGCGCTGCCATCAGAAGTGGCGGATACCGGTGCTCAGCGGACCAGCCGGCGTCTTGTCTTCGTTTTCGATCACGCCGGCTGCGACCAGCGCGGAGATCGCGATGATGCCGGCATTCATGGCCGAGCTGCCACCGGTCTGACCCGGCACCGCGTTGCACTGGCTCGGCACGGTGTAGATGCCCGGCTGGTCGAGCTTGATCTTGCAGCCATTGCCGTAGGTCAGGAAGCCGCTGGAGCCGGCGTTGACCATGACCTTCTGACCCGCAGCCAGAGACTGGCCGCTGCTGGCGGATGCGTATTCGCCGCCGGCGCTGGTCATGATCGAACCACTCTCGACCTGCAAGGTGGCGCTGACGGGCTCCTGGGCAAACGCGGGGGTGGCGAATGCAGCGGCGGCGGCAAGCAGTGCGGCGGCGATCTTGGTCATGGCATCATCCTTGTTGGCGGTAGGGTCGGGGGAGGATCCCTCCGTCCCGAGGGTATCGGAAATTGCGGATCTTTGCAATACGAAACATGACACTCATTCAGGTTGCCGCTTCAACCGGAAGCCGGTCAGCCACAGGTCACCCGCAACCTGCTGCCCTGCCCCACTGGGCACGGGATTTTCCAGACGGAGCCATTGTCCGGGACACCCTACAGGAGGCACCGTGAATTCCATGTCGACATCCATCCAGTCGAAACTCCCTTGGAGCGCCTCACTCCTTCCCACCACGCGCGCCGGCCCGGCACAGGCAATGCGCCATTGCAGCCCCATTTCGCTCCGCACCGCTCGGGCACGAGCACGCAAGAGCATCCGATAACGCCCGGGTGCGAGCATCAATGCCTGCTCCAGTCCGGCATTCGGCACGCGCCGACCAAGGAACTGCAGGTGGACGATCCGGCTGCCGGCCTCTTTCCCTGGCTCGAACTCCATGAGCACGCCAGGCACGCGCCGGCGACGCCAGTCAAACCCGGTGCCGGACGGATCCAATGCAAAGTCGCCGTTGTAGAGGAGTGGCAATCGGCCGCCGGGTTTGTTGGCGCTGCTCGCCCAGCGTGCATACGCTTCGCCCCAACGCCCTTGACTGATCAGGCCATCAAGCCAGCGCGAGTACTCATCCGCCGACAATCCACCCTCGTCCTGCAGGGCCTGCATCACCTGCCCTGCAGCCAAGGGACTGCCGGTTTTCGGATGGCGCAGCGCCGCCAACACGCCTGCGCGCCACGGGGGATCGCTGCGCAGGACCTGCGCCAGCGCCTTTGCAAACACGGCATCCTGCGCCATCTGTACCAAGGCAGGATGGACCTTGTCGGTACGCCATGGCGCCACCCGCAGCAACGCATCGATCTGCACCAGCGCCTGCGGATAGTCGCCCTGCTGCAGGAAGTGTCGCGCCAGCCAGGCGCGCGTTGCCTGGTCGCGCGGCGCGCGGCGCGCGGCGATCTGGTAAAGCTGCAGCGCCCGCTCCTGGTCGCCCTCCCGCTCGCTGGTAGCAGCGAGGATCCGGAATGCCTGTCCCTGCAATGGCTCGCGCTCCAGCAGCCGCGTGGCGGTCACTCTCGCCGCGGCCGCATTGCCGTCTGCCAACTGGCGTTCGGCCAATCCGAGCAGTGCGGCGGGATCACCTGGGCGCCAGCGCAGGGCGCGCAGCGGATCGCTTGATGCGTAGCGCTCCGCCTGCATCTGGCCCACCACGCGCCACCCGGCAAAAAGGCATGCCAAGGCAACCGCCGCCAGCACAAGCCGGCCTGACAACACCCTCATCGGGTCGACTCCATGTCCATTCCTGTCACCAGCCAGTAGCCATCGCGCCAGCGCAGACGCGCAGTCAACACGCCACCGCGCGGCGCACGCCCCGCAACAACCGCGGATTCGAGCACTGCATTGTCGCTGCCGATCCGCCATTGCGCTTCGCCGAGCCGCACCCGTCCCTCGGCGTGCAATTCTTGCCGCAAGCGCGCGGCGTCCGTCTCGACGGCCGGACTGCTCCAGATCGGCGGTGCCGGCCTGCGCGGCGCACGGAGATAGTCGAGGAGCTGCGCCCCGGTCAAGCGGGCCGACTCCACCTTTGCGAATTCCGGTTGCACCACAGATGGAGAAGCTGGCGATGTCTCCGTCGGCACCGACGCCTGATTGCCGACGGCAGCCGGACGCTGCGTGACGGCCTGCTGGTGTTGATGGGCAGAAATGCTTACCGCCCGACCTGCGGCAAGTGCAGGTTGGTGGGCGATAGCGCCGGGGAGGCTGGGCGCTCCGGACCCTGCAGCGTCGCTGGCGGGATACCGGCCAGCCATTGGAATGGAGGACGCCTGTTCGGCTTGCGGAAGCGCGCTGACGCCGATCCGTGATTCCGTCGGATGCGGATTGGCCGGCTGCCTTTCCACGCTGGCGTTCTCGCCCTGGCGCGGAGTCGGCGAGAGCTGCCGCTTGGACACCGCGTCCGCGTCCGCGCCCGGGCTGGGCAGCAGCGATGCGATCGGTTCGGGCTCACGCCTGTGCCCGGCATCTGGCGTGACCTGCGAGGCCTCCCATTCCGCATCGGCCCGCTCCATGTCACGCAGCGCCAGCAGCGCAAGCACGCCGCACAGGGCCAGCAATGCCAGCGCGGGCCAGCGCCGCCGCCACGGCGAAGGCGGCACGACCGGCTCGGCTGCCGGCACCCAGGTCCGCACACTGCGCAGCGCGCCACTGCTGTCGAAGATCTCCGGCGGCCGCGCTGCCCGCAACGCGTCGTCATACGCCCGCCGCCGCTCGGCACTACGCAGACGGTTCCAGGCACTGTTGACCCGCGCGGCGAACACCACGTCGTCCTCGCTACGGGTGCGATCCGGATGCAGCCACAGCTGCAACAGGCGGTAATGACCCTTGATGGTGTCGGCGCTGGCCTGGGGATCGACGCCGAGCACCCGGTAGGCATCTGCCTGCGGATGGAACAGGACCTCGCGGGCGTAGAAGCGGGCGGCCTCCAGCACCTGCGCTTCGCTTTCGCCAAACCGCCGCGCCTGTTCGGCAAGGACTTCAGGCGCTGCACCGGCGGCGATGCCCAGCAACTCCTCCATGCCCTCCTGCGGCAGCGGACGCTGCCGCAATACATGCCGTTCGCCAGGCGCCCTCAGCAAGGCCAAGGCCCACTCCAGCGCGCTCCCCATCGCGCCGCCCACTCCTCAGCCCTTGGTCAGCCGCGGCTTGTCGCCGTAGGAGTAGTACGCGTAGGCGCCACCGTAGCCATAGCCGTAGCCATAACCGGCGGCGCGGGCGTCGTACTTGGTCAGCAGTCCACCCAGGAGGCGCGCACGCGCGGCATACAGTCGCTTGAGCGCGGCCTGCGCGGCGCCGATCTTGGTCTTGGCACTGTTGACGACCAGCAGGGTGCCATCAATCGCGTTGGCCAAGATCGGGGCATCGGCCAAGCCCAGTACCGGCGGTCCGTCGATGATCACGTGGTCGTATCGCTCCGTGCCGACCGTCAGCAGCGACACCAGCTTCGAGCCGGACAGCAGCTCCGCCGGGTTGGGCGGCAGGGGCCCGGCAAGGATGACGTGCAGGCGCTCGTCCTCCGTGCGCTGGACGGCTGCGCCGAACGTGCAACCGCCGGCGAGGAGATGGCTGAGCCCCGACTCGGCCTTCAATCCGAGCGTCTTGTGCAGCGATGGTTTGCGCAGGTCCGCATCCACCAGCAGCACGCGCTTGCCGAGTTGGGTGAGGTTGCGCGCCAGCGCCAGGGCGGTGGTCGACTTGCCTTCACCGGGGCCACTGCTGGTGACCAGCAGGCTCTTGGGTACGCCGTGGTCGGTGGCGAACTGCAGCGCGGTGCGTACCGAACGGTAGGCCTCGGAGAACGAGGACTGCAGGTCGGAGGCAACGTCACTCAGGTTGTCCTTGGGGCCAAGCTTGGGAATGATCCCCAGCACCGGCAGCTTGAGCTTCTGTTCGACATCGTCTGGCGTCTTGATGGTGTCGTCGAGGAACTCCAGCAGGAACGCGGCCAGCACGCCCAGCATCGCCCCGAGCAGCAGCCCGATGGCGAGGTTGAGGGTGAGGTTGGGCTTGAAGCGCCAGCGCGGCACTTCCGCTCGATCGATGATGGAGATGTTGTTGGCGCGGACGTCGCCAGCCACGCCGACTTCCTTGAAGCGCTGCAGCAGGCCGTCGTAGAGCTGGCGGTTGGTGTCGACCTCGCGCTTGAGGATGTTGTACTGGATGCTGCGGCCGTCCACGTCCAGGGCCTGGGTACGCAGCGCGGCGATCTGCTGGGTCAGCATCTGCTCCTGCGCGGCGGCGGCATCGTACTCGGCGCGGACGGAGGCACGCACGCCGGCGGTTTCCTTGACAATCTGCCGGTCCAGCTCATCGATCTGGCTCTTGAGCTGCTGCATCTCCGGATAGTCAGGCTTGAAGGTCTGCAGCTTCAGCTGGTACTGCGACTGCAGTTCTCCCTTCTGCTGCTGCAGCACCCGGATGTTGGAGTTGCCGATCATGTCGGCCGGCATCGCCCCCGACGACGCCTGCCGCCAGCGCGCCTGCGCGCGGATGCGCTGGTCCTGCGCCGTGGCCAGCGCGGCGTTGAGCTGGGTCAGGTTCTGCACCGCGAGCGACTGCCCGTTTTCGCCGGTGTTGATCAGGTTTTCCTGCTGGGCGAACTGCACCAGCTTGCGCTCGGAATCCTCCAGCTTGGCCTTGGTGAGCTTCAGCTGGTCTTCCAGATAGGTCTTTGCGTAGGACGAAGCACCGAACCGTCGCTCCAGCCCGGAGGCGATGTAACCCTCCGCAATGGCGTTGGCCGCACGCGCCGAAAATTGCGGCGAAGGGCTGTCGAAATTGATCTTGACAAGCCGGGAGTTGCGCACCGGCTCGATGCTCAGGCTGTTGCCGATCAGTGTGGCGGCGTCGCGCAGCTCGGCTGCCGCATCGCTTGTGGACGCGATTGCCTGCTTGTTTTCTTCCTGCTTGCCCTTCGGCTTCAGCAACGCCAGCATCCGCCCCAGCCAGCCCGGCTCACTGAGCCGGTCCAGCGCAGCCCGGTCCAGCCCCAGTTCGTTCGCCACGCGCTCGGCGAGCGAACGGCTCTTGATCAACTCGTACTGGGTCTGCAGGAACGCCGGATCAAAGCCGCGGTCATCGCCGGGCTGGATGCCGTCCACCTGGACTACCTGGATGCCTTCCTTGTCCAGCTGCAGGAGGGTCGTGGCGCGGTAGATCGGCGTCGCGGTAAGGGTTGCCAGCAACGCGACCGCAACCACCCCGGCCAGCACGCTGGCGATCAGGCGGCGGCGCTTGACCAGGATCCGCCAGTAGGCAAGCAGATCAATTTCGTCGTCATCGTGGCGTTCCTCCTGTGCCTCCAGCACCAGAGCGGTACCGCCGCGATGCAGGTCGACCCCGCCCGCCCTGCCCACCTCGGCGCGCGCCGGCAGGCCTCGTTTGTCGTCGGCCGGCCCCGCCGGCAGGTTTTCGTCAGTCATGCGGGAATCGTCCTTGATCTGTCAGAACCAGCGGAACACGCCGATCGCCGGCACGGCTTCGATGAAGCGGCGGAACGCCGATTTGCTGCCGGACTGCTCCACCACGATGATGTCGTCCCCGTATACCTGCGGGTCGTCGATCATCCCCTTCCGCACCAGGCGCAGGTCGAAGACCGCGGCCTGGCGCTTGCCCTCCACCTGGCGCATCAGCACGATGCCGCCGAGGTCGGCGATCTTGTCGTCCACGCCTTCCGCAAGCGCAATGGCCTGCAGCAGGCTGGTCCTGCCGGTGATGGGATAGATGCCCGGTTTCTTCACCGCCCCCTCCAGCGTAATCCGCTGGCTCGAGTATTCCTTGACGAAGACACTGACCTGGGGGTTCTGCAGGAACCCATCCGCGTATTTCTTCGCCAGCTCCGCTTCCAGTTCGGGGATGGTGCGGCCACCGGCCATCACCCCACCCACCAGCGGCAGCGAAATCTGGCCGTTGGAATTGACCCGCACTTCCTTGTCCAGGTCCTGCACGCCGAACACGCTGATCTGCAGCAAATCCATCGCGCCGATGCGGTAGTCGGTCGCACCCTCGTAGGCGCCCGAGGCTGCTGTGGTGTCGGGCGGCGGCAGCGTGGTTACCGCAGACGCGGCGGCGTCCCGGGGGCCACCGCTGCTGGCGCACGCCGCCAGTAGCAGAACCAGGGTCGATGTCAGCAAGCCACGCATCCAGTTGCGCATGCACGATCCTCCGCGGTTGAACCGGCATTATGCGTGGCAGGCAAGCCTGCGCAACCACACAGAATTCACACGCCGCGAGGTCGGTGCCTCCCGCCCCATTCATGCGATAGGGAAGCGGGTGGGACGCACCAACAAAAAAGCCGGCGCATGGCCGGCTTTTCTTGCTTGGATCTGGTGGGCGGTGCAGGGTTCGAACCTGCGACCCTTGCCGTGTGAAGGCAATGCTCTACCGCTGAGCTAACCGCCCGAAGGAGCCGCGTATTCTACATGAACGCGGCCGGCAGGCAATAGTCTGCGCAGCCCGGCAAACCACGGCCGCGCCGGTACCGGGCAGCATCGCCGAACCCGGCCTGCAACTCGACCGCGCCGGTCACGCCGCCACAGCACCCACGCCGGCTGGGGCCCCGGTCCGCAACGCCGGTGCACCCGGCGAGGCGGCGATACCGTCGTCCTCCGGCACCGACATGAGGTGCACGCCAACGTTCAGCCGCTTGGCCTGCCGCTTGGCGGCGGCGGCCTGCGAAGCCACCTCCTCGGCGGTGGCGAAGCGTCCCGGCGCGGCCGGGGTCACCCCGATGGTCAGCGTTGTCAGCGGGAACGTGGCGTAACGCCCGGCACGGTCCTCCCCTTCCAGCACCCCGCGGGCCAAGTCGGCCGGATCGAACAGGGTATGGCTGGCGGCATTGAACTCAGCCACCATATCGGCGCAGCGACGTTCCCAGTCGTCGCTCTGGAAAAGCACGACGAAATCGTCGCCACCGACATGGCCGACGAAATCCCAACGCGGCTCCGCATGCCGGACCAGCGTATTGGCCACCAGCCGGATCATGCGATCTCCACGGAAATAGCCGTACTGGTCGTTATACGGCTTGAAGTGGTTGAGATCGCAATACGCGGCCATGAACGGCTGGCCGGCGTCGATCAGCCGCGCGATGTGCTCGGCGATGGGAATGTTGCCGGGCAGCAGGGTCAACGGATTGGCGTACCGCGCCGCCTCGATGCGCAGCTCGGTCACCCGCCGGACGAGCGCCTCGCCGGTACCCACGCCGGCATAACGACCGCCCCGGGTGATGATGAAGCCGTCGGCCAGATAGCGCTGGTCCTCGCCCAGCAGGATCTCCGACATCGCATCGATGCTCTGCGAGACATCGGCCATGATCGGAGAGGGATGCATCAGCTGGATGCAGGGCTTGCGGCCGAGCAGTTCGCGCGCGAAAGGCATCGCCATCCGCTCGTTGAAGACGCGGCGGTTGATCAGCCCCTGCGGAAAACCCTCCATGTCGACAACCGGCAGCGCCGGCAGGTGCGGGTGCTGGCGGAACAGCTGCTCGGCTTCGAAATTGCTGGCCTGCTCGTTGATGGACGGCGCCTCGACCAGCAGGTGTGCAGCGGTCACCCTCGGGAATGCGTGGCGCTGCCCGTTGACCGGCCACACCGGCAGCTTTTCGCTGGAGGCCTGCAGGGCCTCCCCGGCCACGGTCTCGGCCACCGCCGGCTGCGGACGACCGAGCAGGAACCCCTGCGCATAGCGGATGCCGAGGTCCTGGATGATCGCCAGGTCCTGGATCCGTTCGACGCCTTCGGCGATCAGGTCGGTCCCCAGGCTGTCCGCCACCTGCACCAGCGCCCGGACGATGCTGAGGCGGCCGGGGCTCTGGGCGATGTCGTGCACCAGGTAACGGTCGATCTTGACGTAGTCGGGGCCCAGCTCGTGCCAGAGCTCGAAGTTGGAGTGGCCGTTACCGAAGTCGTCCAGCGCGATCTGCACGCCGGCCGCGCGCAGGTAGCCCAGCGCATCGGCCAGACGACCGACGTCCTCGACGATGTCGCGCTCGGTGATCTCGATGACGAACCTGCTGAGGTCCTGGCCGGCCGATTGCAGGCTGCACAGGACCTGCTGCGGGCGCAGGTCTCCCTGCAGGATGGCGTGCGCGCTCAGGTTGACCAGCAGCCGCCCGCCACGGATGAAGTCGAAGGCCTGCGCCAGAGTGCTGGCGGCGTGGGTTTCCAGCTCGCCCAGGCGGCCCGTGCGCCGCGCATGGTCGAGCAGGCGCAGAGGCGGCACGTCCGCGTGCGCATGGCGCATCAGGCCCTCATGCGCCACCACCTTGCGGTCTTCCAGCCGGACGATCGGCTGGAACAGGGCGCGCAGGCCGTGGGGCCGCAGGGCGGCGGCAAGCAACGCATCGGACGGATCAGGCAATGGGGCGGCGCACATGCAACAAATGGTGTGAGCAGGCGATGACAGCTTCGTGTCACCGCACGCGCCATCGCCACCATTAGCCCGCGCCGATCAGGTCGCGGTGTCGTACCACTCCAACGCCAGCGCAGCGATGACCTCGTCCGCAAGCGCTGCCACATCGGCCCCCAGCGTATGCAGGTGCAGTTCCGGCGCCTGCGGCGGCTCGTAGGGCGAATCGATGCCGGTGAAGTTGCGCAGCTCGCCGCGGCGCGCCTTGGCGTACAGGCCCTTGACGTCGCGGCGCTCCGCTTCGGCCAGCGGGGTATCGACGAACACCTCAAGGAATTCGCCAGGTTCGAACAGCGAGCGCGCCATCTCGCGTTCGGCGCGGAACGGGCTGATGAAGCTGACCAGCACGATCAGCCCGGCGTCGGTCATCAGCCTGGCCACCTCGGCGACGCGACGGATGTTCTCCACCCGGTCCTCGGCGGTGAACCCGAGGTCCTTGTTGAGGCCGTGGCGGACGTTGTCGCCATCCAGCAGATAGGTGTGCCGACCCTGCGACAGCAGCTTCTTCTCCACCAGGTTGGCGATGGTGGACTTGCCGGCACCGGACAGGCCTGTGAACCAGAGGCAGCGCGGCGTCTGGTGCTTGACCGCGGCGCGCGCGGCCTTGTCCACGTCCAGGTGCTGCCAGTGGATGTTGGCGGCGCGACGCAGCGCGAAGTCCAGCGTGCCGGCCGCAACGGTGGCATTGCTCTGCCGGTCGATCAGGATGAAGGCGCCCAGCGCGCGGTTCTCGGCGTAGGCGCTGAAGGGCACCGGCTGGTCCAGGTGCAAGTTGCAGTAGCCGACCTCGTTCAGGTCGAGGTGCTTGGCGGCCAGCTGGTCCTGGGTATTGACGTCGACCTTGTGCTTGATTTCGGTGACTGATGCGCCGACGGTGCGGCTGCCGATCTGCAGCAGGTACGGCCGCCCCGGCAGCAGCCGCGCATCGCCCATCCACAGCAGGTGGGCGGCGAACTGGTCGGCCACCTCCGGCGGATTGGCGGCGCTGGCGATCACGTCGCCGCGACTGACGTCGATCTCGTCGCGCAGGGTCAGGGTGACCGCCTGCCCTGCACTCGCTTCCGCCAGTTCGCCATCGGCGGTGACGATGGCAGCGATCCGCGAGCGGCGCCCGGACGGCAGCACCACGATGTCGTCGCCCGGCTTGGCCGTGCCTGCCGCGATGGTGCCGGCAAAGCCGCGGAAATCCTGGTTCGGCCGGCACACCCACTGCACCGGCATCCGCAGCGCGGCATCACCCGCGGCGCGCGCAAGCGGTACCGTTTCCAGCAGCTCCAGCAGCGCCGGCCCGCCATACCAGGGCGTGTTAAGCGAGCGCTCGATCATGTTGTCGCCACGCAGCGCGGACAGCGGGATGCAGTCCACGTGGGCGATGCCCAGCTGTGCCGCCAGCGCGCGGTATTCGTCGGCGATGCGATCGAACACGGCCTCGTCGAAGCCGACCAGGTCCATCTTGTTGACTGCCAGCAACACGCGCTCGATCCCCAGCAGCTTCACGATGTAGCTGTGGCGGCGGGTCTGGGTGAGCAGGCCCTTGCGCGCGTCCACCAGCACCACCGCCAAGTCCGCGGTGGACGCGCCGGTGGCCATGTTGCGGGTGTACTGCTCGTGGCCGGGACAGTCGGCGACGATGAACTTGCGGCGCTCGGTATCGAAGAAGCGGTAGGCCACGTCGATGGTGATGCCCTGCTCGCGCTCGGCGGCCAGGCCGTCGACCAGCAGGGCGAAATCGATTTCGTCGCCCTGGGTCCCGTGCCTGCGGCTGTCGGCTTCCAGCGCGCTGACCTGGTCATCCAGCAGCAGCCGGGTGTCGTGCAGCAGCCGGCCGATCAGGGTGCTCTTGCCGTCGTCCACGCTGCCGCAGGTGATGAAGCGCAGCAGGTCCTTGGTTTCATGCTGCCGCAGGTAGGCGGCGACCTGTGCATCCGCGTCGTCCATGCGCATCAGAAGTAGCCCTCCTGCTTCTTCTTCTCCATCGAGGCGG from Thermomonas sp. XSG encodes the following:
- the cysN gene encoding sulfate adenylyltransferase subunit CysN: MRMDDADAQVAAYLRQHETKDLLRFITCGSVDDGKSTLIGRLLHDTRLLLDDQVSALEADSRRHGTQGDEIDFALLVDGLAAEREQGITIDVAYRFFDTERRKFIVADCPGHEQYTRNMATGASTADLAVVLVDARKGLLTQTRRHSYIVKLLGIERVLLAVNKMDLVGFDEAVFDRIADEYRALAAQLGIAHVDCIPLSALRGDNMIERSLNTPWYGGPALLELLETVPLARAAGDAALRMPVQWVCRPNQDFRGFAGTIAAGTAKPGDDIVVLPSGRRSRIAAIVTADGELAEASAGQAVTLTLRDEIDVSRGDVIASAANPPEVADQFAAHLLWMGDARLLPGRPYLLQIGSRTVGASVTEIKHKVDVNTQDQLAAKHLDLNEVGYCNLHLDQPVPFSAYAENRALGAFILIDRQSNATVAAGTLDFALRRAANIHWQHLDVDKAARAAVKHQTPRCLWFTGLSGAGKSTIANLVEKKLLSQGRHTYLLDGDNVRHGLNKDLGFTAEDRVENIRRVAEVARLMTDAGLIVLVSFISPFRAEREMARSLFEPGEFLEVFVDTPLAEAERRDVKGLYAKARRGELRNFTGIDSPYEPPQAPELHLHTLGADVAALADEVIAALALEWYDTAT